The Gaiellales bacterium genome contains a region encoding:
- a CDS encoding class I mannose-6-phosphate isomerase gives MRAEPLPQTRVYRFYQGGALLEQFRGGGGDDSDHPEDWVGSVTEARNPGREVPDEGLTRLEDGRLLRDAIAADPASWLGDGAQGTGVLIKLLDAAERLPVHAHPGREFARQHLASEFGKTEAWIVLATRSDTAEVWIGQREAVDRSTYREWIDRQDTDALLHSLNRVPVAAGDVIYVPAGVPHAIGAGVLLAELQEPTDFSIVCEWTGYPIEPADSHLGLGWDVAIEALDLRPHTPVRTLPDEARSFFWADERPEPAGRFAVWMVLEGSGTIDGRTALAGDCFAIPAALEAVEVSVGLRVLRCMGPGD, from the coding sequence GTGCGAGCCGAGCCGCTGCCGCAGACGCGTGTCTACCGGTTCTACCAGGGCGGTGCACTGCTGGAGCAGTTCCGGGGTGGCGGCGGGGACGACAGCGACCACCCCGAGGACTGGGTCGGATCCGTCACGGAGGCGCGCAATCCGGGCCGGGAGGTGCCGGACGAGGGGCTCACCCGGCTCGAGGATGGCCGCCTGCTCCGCGACGCGATCGCCGCCGACCCGGCGTCGTGGCTGGGCGACGGGGCGCAGGGAACGGGCGTGCTGATCAAGCTGCTCGACGCCGCGGAGCGGCTGCCGGTGCACGCACACCCCGGGCGCGAGTTCGCGCGGCAGCACCTGGCGTCGGAGTTCGGCAAGACCGAGGCCTGGATCGTCCTCGCCACCCGGTCGGACACGGCCGAGGTGTGGATCGGTCAGCGCGAGGCGGTCGACCGGTCGACGTACCGGGAGTGGATCGACCGGCAGGACACCGATGCGCTGCTGCACTCGCTCAACCGCGTGCCGGTCGCCGCCGGCGACGTCATCTACGTGCCGGCCGGAGTCCCGCACGCCATCGGAGCGGGCGTGCTGCTCGCCGAGTTGCAGGAGCCGACCGACTTCTCGATCGTGTGCGAATGGACCGGCTACCCGATCGAGCCGGCGGACAGCCATCTCGGGCTGGGGTGGGACGTCGCGATCGAGGCGCTCGACCTCCGCCCGCACACGCCGGTGCGGACCCTGCCCGACGAGGCGCGGAGCTTCTTCTGGGCAGACGAACGCCCAGAGCCGGCCGGACGGTTCGCGGTGTGGATGGTGCTGGAGGGCTCCGGCACCATCGACGGCCGGACGGCGCTGGCGGGCGACTGCTTTGCGATTCCGGCCGCGCTGGAGGCGGTCGAGGTCTCGGTGGGTCTGCGGGTCCTGCGCTGCATGGGCCCGGGGGACTGA
- a CDS encoding nucleoside hydrolase → MAIPIILDCDPGHDDAIAIMLALGSPEVDLIAVTAVSGNAPLHHTRANAIRVLDHLGRSDIPVAAGAARPLVQDPFTPGDVHGPTGIDGPDLAPAGREPVAAHAIDLIAELALGERRPVTLVATGPLTNVALFVARHPDAAAALGRIVFMGGAIGLGNVTPAAEFNIWVDPEAASAVLRSGAPLRLVGLDVTLQVRMSREDGRRMAEAEGSFARFAGEYTLAWIDHMHATNPGDPSSADSCAMHDPLALAAVPRPDLLTWRDAAVDVVTGPSIARGVMVADLLTSDSPPAANCRIAVGVDVPGFTAYFVERMSQL, encoded by the coding sequence GTGGCGATACCGATCATCCTCGACTGCGACCCCGGCCACGACGATGCCATCGCGATCATGCTGGCGCTCGGCAGCCCCGAGGTCGACCTGATCGCCGTGACGGCGGTCTCGGGGAACGCGCCCCTGCACCACACGCGCGCGAACGCGATCCGCGTGCTCGACCACCTCGGACGCAGCGACATCCCCGTCGCCGCGGGTGCCGCCCGGCCGCTCGTCCAGGATCCCTTCACGCCGGGCGACGTCCACGGCCCGACCGGCATCGACGGGCCCGACCTGGCACCTGCCGGCCGCGAGCCGGTGGCCGCCCACGCGATCGACCTGATCGCCGAGCTGGCACTCGGTGAGCGGCGCCCGGTCACCCTCGTGGCCACCGGCCCGCTCACCAACGTCGCACTGTTCGTCGCCCGGCACCCGGACGCCGCCGCCGCGCTCGGGCGGATCGTCTTCATGGGCGGCGCGATCGGCCTGGGCAACGTCACGCCGGCCGCCGAGTTCAACATCTGGGTGGATCCGGAAGCCGCATCCGCCGTGCTGCGCTCCGGGGCGCCACTGCGCCTCGTGGGCCTCGACGTCACGCTCCAGGTGCGGATGAGTCGCGAGGACGGGCGCCGCATGGCCGAGGCCGAAGGCTCGTTCGCCCGGTTCGCCGGTGAGTACACGCTCGCCTGGATCGACCACATGCATGCGACGAACCCGGGCGACCCGAGCTCAGCGGACTCCTGCGCCATGCACGATCCCCTCGCGCTGGCCGCCGTTCCGCGTCCCGACCTCCTCACTTGGCGCGATGCCGCCGTCGACGTCGTGACCGGACCGAGCATCGCTCGCGGGGTCATGGTGGCGGACCTGCTCACGTCCGATTCCCCGCCGGCGGCCAACTGCCGGATCGCGGTCGGCGTCGACGTGCCGGGGTTCACGGCCTACTTCGTGGAGAGGATGTCTCAGCTCTGA
- a CDS encoding sugar phosphate isomerase/epimerase: MRLGLFTVLYSGTPLEQLLDRLAGMGITAVELGTGGYPGSAHCNPDELLADQSKARALRRSLDQRGMVISALSQHGNPLHPDEAFAASSHETWLKTARLASLLEVGVVNGFSGCPGDGPGASQPNWVTCAWPSEFADVLRWQWEERVIPYWTEQAAYADSLGVDIALEMHPGFVVYNNETLLRLRAAAGPRIGANFDPSHLFWQGADAVTAIRELGAASALFHVHAKDTYLDRANIARNGVLDTKPYDRYQDRSWTFRTVGYGQDEKTWRDIVSALRTTGYDHVVSIEHEDGLLSVDEGVAKAAGFLAGILFQEPAPSSTWWT; the protein is encoded by the coding sequence GTGAGGCTCGGCCTGTTCACGGTGCTCTACAGCGGCACTCCGCTGGAGCAGCTGCTCGACCGCCTGGCCGGCATGGGCATCACCGCCGTGGAGCTCGGCACGGGCGGCTACCCCGGCAGCGCGCATTGCAATCCGGACGAGCTGCTTGCCGACCAGTCGAAGGCGCGGGCGCTGCGCCGCTCGCTCGATCAGCGGGGCATGGTGATCAGCGCGCTCAGCCAGCACGGCAACCCGCTGCATCCGGACGAGGCCTTCGCCGCGAGCAGCCACGAGACGTGGCTCAAGACCGCCCGCCTGGCATCGCTGCTCGAGGTGGGCGTGGTGAACGGGTTCTCCGGCTGCCCGGGCGACGGGCCCGGCGCGAGCCAGCCGAACTGGGTCACATGCGCGTGGCCGAGCGAGTTCGCCGACGTGCTGCGGTGGCAGTGGGAGGAGCGCGTCATCCCCTACTGGACGGAGCAGGCCGCGTACGCCGACTCGCTGGGAGTGGACATCGCGCTCGAGATGCATCCCGGGTTCGTGGTCTACAACAACGAGACGCTGCTGCGCCTGCGCGCGGCGGCCGGTCCGCGCATCGGCGCGAACTTCGACCCCAGCCACCTGTTCTGGCAGGGCGCGGACGCCGTCACGGCGATCCGCGAGCTGGGCGCGGCGTCGGCGCTGTTCCACGTCCACGCGAAGGACACGTATCTCGACCGGGCGAACATCGCGCGCAACGGCGTGCTTGACACCAAGCCCTACGACCGGTACCAGGACCGCTCGTGGACATTCCGCACGGTCGGATACGGACAGGACGAGAAGACGTGGCGCGACATCGTCAGCGCGCTGCGCACGACGGGCTACGACCACGTCGTCAGCATCGAGCACGAGGACGGGCTGCTCTCGGTCGACGAGGGCGTGGCCAAGGCGGCGGGATTTCTGGCCGGTATCCTGTTCCAGGAGCCGGCTCCGAGCAGCACATGGTGGACATGA
- a CDS encoding PfkB family carbohydrate kinase, translating into MGKVGVCGSMNMDVFGYVERLPRPGETLTGDRLLYAPGGKGANQAVAAARAGADVAFHAACGRDGFGDRLIEALTQDGIDLSGVVRVDDPTGVALILVERGGENQIVVLPGANRRVDGPAADGDVTVWVTQAEIPPAAAEAVLAAARATGATAIVNPAPAGNLPGDLVARFDIAIVNETELDALGEHRAPTTVLTLGAAGTRVLPDGPILPAFPAAVVDTTGAGDALVGALAAGLAEGLPLDGALRLGMATASLAVEREGCQPAMPRRAEVDRRLAGG; encoded by the coding sequence ATGGGGAAGGTCGGCGTCTGCGGCTCGATGAACATGGACGTGTTCGGGTATGTCGAGCGACTGCCGCGGCCCGGTGAGACGCTGACCGGCGACCGTCTGCTCTACGCGCCGGGCGGCAAGGGTGCCAACCAGGCGGTGGCGGCCGCCCGCGCGGGAGCCGACGTCGCGTTCCACGCAGCCTGCGGACGCGACGGGTTCGGCGACCGCCTGATCGAGGCGCTGACGCAGGACGGGATCGACCTGTCCGGCGTCGTGCGGGTGGACGACCCGACCGGGGTGGCGCTGATCCTGGTCGAGCGCGGAGGCGAGAACCAGATCGTCGTGCTGCCCGGGGCGAACCGGCGTGTCGACGGACCGGCCGCCGACGGCGACGTGACGGTCTGGGTCACCCAGGCCGAGATTCCCCCCGCTGCCGCCGAAGCCGTCCTCGCGGCGGCCCGCGCGACGGGCGCGACCGCGATCGTGAATCCAGCGCCGGCCGGCAACCTCCCCGGCGACCTCGTTGCCCGGTTCGACATCGCCATCGTCAACGAGACCGAGCTGGACGCGCTCGGCGAGCACCGCGCGCCGACCACGGTGCTCACGCTGGGCGCGGCCGGCACACGGGTGCTTCCCGACGGCCCCATCCTCCCGGCCTTCCCGGCCGCCGTCGTGGACACGACCGGCGCGGGGGACGCGCTCGTCGGGGCCCTTGCGGCAGGCCTTGCGGAGGGGCTGCCGCTGGACGGCGCACTGCGTCTGGGTATGGCGACCGCGTCGCTGGCGGTCGAGCGCGAGGGCTGCCAGCCGGCCATGCCTCGCCGCGCGGAGGTGGACCGCCGGCTGGCCGGCGGGTGA
- the ugpC gene encoding sn-glycerol-3-phosphate ABC transporter ATP-binding protein UgpC, producing the protein MAEIGFEEVTKIYDDGTEAVRAVDLTIDDGTLMVLVGPSGCGKTTLLRMVAGLEEITGGEIRIGERVINDVEAKNRDLAMVFQNYALYPHMTCYDNMAFGLKLRKVAKKEIDRRVRETAKTLGLEDQLKKKPKALSGGQRQRVAMGRAIVREPEAFLMDEPLSNLDAKLRVQMRTEISRIQRDLGVTMIYVTHDQTEAMTMGDRVAVMNRGVLQQVDAPQQMYDRPSNLFVAGFIGSPAMNMVDAELRRADGGTWAEFGGMRLLVPAEVFQERPALEAYAGKRVALGIRPEDIEDPEYASRRIEGSDLPVVVDHREAMGSEVYVHFGVDAPPVITDDTRDLAADADLLVEIEDEAASQSSAFVARLNPRTSAALGQPIKLQVDTRRMHFFDPESGDAIR; encoded by the coding sequence ATGGCTGAGATCGGGTTCGAAGAGGTGACGAAGATCTACGACGACGGCACCGAGGCGGTGCGGGCGGTCGACCTGACGATCGATGACGGCACGCTGATGGTGCTGGTCGGGCCGTCGGGGTGCGGGAAGACCACCCTGCTGCGCATGGTGGCCGGCCTCGAGGAGATCACCGGCGGCGAGATCCGGATCGGCGAGCGCGTCATCAACGACGTGGAGGCGAAGAACCGGGACCTCGCGATGGTGTTCCAGAACTACGCCCTGTACCCGCACATGACGTGCTACGACAACATGGCGTTCGGCCTCAAGCTGCGGAAGGTGGCGAAGAAGGAGATCGACCGACGCGTGCGCGAGACCGCCAAGACGCTCGGACTCGAAGACCAGCTGAAGAAGAAGCCCAAGGCGCTCTCCGGCGGCCAGCGCCAGCGCGTCGCCATGGGCCGCGCGATCGTCCGCGAGCCGGAGGCCTTCCTGATGGACGAGCCGCTGTCGAACCTCGACGCCAAGCTGCGAGTGCAGATGCGCACGGAGATCTCGCGCATCCAGCGCGACCTCGGCGTGACGATGATCTACGTCACGCACGACCAGACCGAGGCGATGACGATGGGCGACCGCGTTGCGGTGATGAACCGCGGCGTCCTGCAGCAGGTGGACGCCCCTCAGCAGATGTACGACCGGCCGTCCAACCTGTTCGTCGCGGGCTTCATCGGCTCACCGGCCATGAACATGGTGGACGCAGAGCTGCGCCGGGCCGACGGCGGGACATGGGCCGAGTTCGGCGGCATGCGACTGCTCGTGCCTGCCGAGGTCTTCCAGGAGCGCCCCGCGCTGGAGGCGTATGCCGGCAAGCGGGTCGCTCTCGGCATCCGCCCGGAGGACATCGAGGATCCCGAGTACGCCAGCCGCCGCATCGAGGGCTCGGACCTTCCCGTCGTGGTCGACCACCGGGAGGCGATGGGCTCGGAGGTCTACGTGCACTTCGGGGTGGATGCGCCACCGGTGATCACCGACGACACGCGCGATCTTGCGGCCGACGCAGACCTGCTGGTCGAGATCGAGGACGAGGCGGCGTCGCAGTCGAGCGCGTTCGTGGCCCGGCTGAACCCGCGCACGTCAGCGGCGCTGGGCCAGCCGATCAAGCTCCAGGTCGACACGCGGCGGATGCACTTCTTCGATCCCGAGAGCGGGGACGCGATCCGGTAG
- the xylB gene encoding xylulokinase, with amino-acid sequence MTRLIGLDVGTSGLKAVAVSPEQGAVTEQASVGYELAMPQPGWTEQDPDDWWHAAERALGELGGPDVAGIGVSGQMHGMVLLDAAMRPLRPALLWNDGRTGAECAEIERRIGRERLIELTGNRAATGFTAPKLLWVRAHEPDVWARIRHVMLPKDYVRFRLTGELATDVSDASGTLLFDVARRRWSEEVLEALEIPPGWLPPVHESTEPAGRRDAAVVAAGAGDQAAAAAGLGIVRPGPASVVLGTSGVVFTALDGYRYDPAARLHTFCHARPGGWHAMGVMLAAASSLRWFRESVAGGLPHGALDDEAAEWPPGSGGLLFLPYLSGERTPHNDPDARAALIGLGLEHDRGAIARAVMEGVAYGLRDSVELLAELGDRPAAGRLSGGGAGSSLWRRVTASVLGMPLERTVTEEGSAYGAALLGGVAAGVFDDLDDAVARCVRVADRVDPDPEWAAAYAAGYERFRRGYPAVRPL; translated from the coding sequence ATGACGCGCCTGATCGGCCTCGACGTCGGAACTTCGGGCCTCAAGGCCGTCGCCGTCTCTCCCGAGCAGGGCGCGGTCACGGAACAGGCGTCGGTCGGCTACGAGCTGGCGATGCCGCAGCCCGGCTGGACCGAGCAGGATCCCGACGACTGGTGGCACGCCGCGGAGCGCGCGCTGGGCGAGCTCGGCGGCCCCGACGTCGCCGGCATAGGCGTGTCCGGCCAGATGCACGGGATGGTGCTCCTCGATGCGGCCATGCGTCCGCTTCGCCCCGCGCTGCTCTGGAACGACGGGCGCACCGGCGCCGAGTGCGCCGAGATCGAGCGGCGGATCGGACGAGAGCGGCTGATCGAGCTGACCGGCAACCGCGCCGCGACCGGCTTCACGGCTCCGAAGCTGCTGTGGGTGCGCGCGCACGAGCCGGACGTCTGGGCTCGCATCCGTCACGTCATGCTGCCGAAGGACTACGTGCGCTTCCGGCTGACCGGCGAGCTGGCGACCGATGTCAGCGACGCGTCCGGGACGCTCCTCTTCGATGTCGCGCGGCGCCGCTGGAGCGAGGAGGTGCTCGAGGCGCTCGAGATCCCGCCCGGCTGGCTGCCGCCTGTTCACGAGTCCACCGAGCCGGCGGGACGGCGCGACGCGGCGGTGGTCGCCGCCGGCGCCGGCGACCAGGCCGCGGCGGCGGCCGGCCTCGGCATCGTCCGCCCGGGGCCGGCCTCGGTGGTGCTGGGGACGTCCGGCGTCGTCTTCACGGCACTCGACGGGTACCGGTACGACCCCGCGGCCCGGCTGCACACGTTCTGCCACGCCCGGCCCGGGGGCTGGCATGCGATGGGGGTGATGCTGGCCGCGGCCTCCTCGCTGCGGTGGTTCCGCGAGTCGGTGGCCGGCGGTCTGCCGCACGGTGCGCTGGACGACGAGGCCGCCGAATGGCCGCCCGGCAGCGGTGGCCTGCTCTTTCTCCCCTACCTGTCCGGCGAGCGCACGCCGCACAACGATCCGGACGCCCGGGCCGCGCTGATCGGCCTGGGCCTCGAGCACGACCGCGGCGCCATCGCGCGAGCCGTGATGGAGGGGGTCGCCTACGGTCTCCGCGATTCGGTCGAGCTGCTCGCCGAGCTCGGCGACCGGCCCGCCGCCGGCCGCCTGTCGGGCGGCGGCGCGGGCAGCTCGCTCTGGCGGCGCGTCACCGCCTCGGTGCTCGGCATGCCGCTCGAGCGGACGGTGACCGAGGAGGGGTCTGCGTACGGCGCGGCGCTGCTCGGCGGCGTCGCAGCGGGCGTGTTCGACGACCTGGACGACGCCGTCGCTCGATGCGTCCGGGTCGCGGACCGCGTCGACCCCGATCCGGAGTGGGCGGCCGCGTATGCGGCCGGATACGAACGGTTCCGCCGCGGCTACCCCGCCGTCCGGCCGCTGTAG
- a CDS encoding Gfo/Idh/MocA family oxidoreductase → MPTSLGASPVNYAVVGTGFAGAAHVMALRRVPGARVAAVVATTPERAAEAAARLGVERSSADLDQLLADGSIDVIDNCTPNHLHAAITHAALEAGKHVLSEKPLAMDTGETAALVAAAERAGTVTGVCFNYRHFPLVQQARAMLAGRRTHMIRGGYLQDWLLNDDDWNWRLLTAQAGTSRAVGDIGSHWIDLVTHLTGRTMTRVYARLGRLHETRRRPPTTHATFERASGEGESLDVDTEDFATVLFDLEGGCPGVFSVSQVSPGMRNRLTVELDTPDATLAWNQEQPNQLWIGHRDRANEVLVRDPALLEPRAAALVHYPAGHEEGWPDALANLVSEFTEDVLAHGRGEQRDSLVATFADAHRVSATVEAIVESGRTGGWVDLPQAVPA, encoded by the coding sequence ATGCCCACCTCGTTGGGCGCTTCACCGGTCAACTATGCGGTCGTGGGTACGGGCTTCGCGGGCGCGGCGCACGTCATGGCGCTCAGGCGCGTGCCCGGCGCGCGGGTTGCGGCGGTCGTGGCGACGACGCCCGAGCGGGCCGCCGAGGCGGCCGCGCGGCTCGGTGTCGAGCGGTCCAGTGCCGATCTCGACCAGCTGCTCGCGGACGGCTCGATCGACGTGATCGACAACTGCACGCCGAACCACCTCCACGCCGCAATCACGCACGCCGCGCTCGAGGCCGGCAAGCACGTCCTCTCCGAGAAGCCGCTGGCGATGGACACCGGCGAGACCGCGGCGCTCGTCGCGGCGGCGGAGCGCGCCGGCACCGTGACGGGCGTCTGCTTCAACTACCGGCACTTCCCGCTCGTCCAGCAGGCGCGCGCGATGCTGGCCGGGCGGCGGACCCACATGATCCGCGGCGGGTACCTGCAGGACTGGCTGCTCAACGACGACGACTGGAACTGGCGCCTGTTGACAGCCCAGGCCGGAACCTCGCGGGCCGTCGGGGACATCGGCTCCCACTGGATCGACCTGGTCACGCACCTGACCGGCCGCACCATGACCCGGGTGTACGCCCGCCTGGGCCGGCTTCACGAGACGCGCCGGCGCCCGCCCACGACCCATGCCACGTTCGAGCGCGCGTCCGGCGAAGGCGAGTCGCTCGACGTCGACACCGAGGACTTCGCCACCGTGCTGTTCGACCTCGAGGGTGGGTGCCCCGGCGTCTTCAGCGTCTCGCAGGTGAGCCCGGGGATGCGCAACAGGCTGACGGTGGAGCTCGACACGCCCGATGCCACGCTCGCGTGGAACCAGGAGCAGCCGAACCAGCTCTGGATCGGGCATCGCGACCGCGCGAACGAGGTGCTGGTCCGCGACCCGGCGCTGCTCGAGCCGCGCGCGGCCGCGCTCGTGCACTACCCGGCCGGCCACGAGGAGGGCTGGCCCGACGCGCTCGCCAACCTCGTCTCGGAGTTCACCGAGGACGTGCTCGCGCACGGCCGGGGCGAGCAGCGCGACTCGCTGGTCGCGACCTTCGCGGACGCACACCGGGTCAGCGCAACGGTCGAGGCGATCGTCGAGAGCGGCCGCACCGGCGGATGGGTCGACCTCCCCCAGGCCGTGCCGGCGTGA